In the Manis javanica isolate MJ-LG chromosome 12, MJ_LKY, whole genome shotgun sequence genome, one interval contains:
- the LOC140845123 gene encoding ral-GDS-related protein-like, with amino-acid sequence MQLAPGTQGGPAPWLEPVQELPENPVLELRPVSPASAPAEPEDIPAVASAPVPGPELESHEASGPGPVAPAGVAPGQAEPEPTPEPTSPCAVSTCVVPGEAEPTILTFPHRLVAEQLTLIYAESFTKVAMTNCVTCCGCPSHNRYILQLAPAVYNILRKFDDVANFVISSCLGAPTKTAQDRAQVVEFWIWVAKECLDLKTFASLHAILLALQSPAVDRLKCTWGRVSWKSSRMHKRLMKKKWLIRKWLFTERSIVREIMTYKHMAKMYHLEPDEHFRSFFQAVETLDEQKSYTLSCQLEPPGQRVGRKGLLSLFFRSHNI; translated from the exons atgcagctggctccagggacacagggagggccagCTCCATGGCTAGAACCagttcaggagctccctgagaacCCTGTTCTGGAGCTACGGCCGGTGTCACCGGCTTCAGCCCCTGCAGAACCAGAAGATATCCCAGCAGTGGCATCGGCCccggtgccaggccctgagctggagtCCCATGAGGCCTCAGGCCCGGGGCCAGTGGCACCTGCCGGAGTGGCACCAGGCCAGGCAGAGCCAGAGCCAACtccagagcccaccagcccctgtgctgtGAGCACCTGTGTCGTGCCAGGGGAGGCGGAGCCCACCATCCTGACATTCCCCCACCGCCTGGTGgctgagcagctgaccctgatatATGCG GAATCGTTCACCAAGGTGGCAATGACCAACTGCGTGACCTGCTGCGGGTGCCCGTCACATAACAGATATATTCTGCAACTGGCCCCCGCCGTCTATAATATCCTCAGAAAATTTGATGACGTGGCTAACTttgtcatctcctcctgcctcggggccCCGACCAAgacggcccaggacagggcccaagtggtggagttctggatctgGGTGGCCAAG GAGTGTCTGGACCTCAAGACTTTTGCATCCCTCCAcgccattctcttggccctgcagagccctgctgTGGATCGGCTGAAATGCACCTGGGGACGTGTTTCCTG gAAGAGCTCCAGGATGCATAAGAGGCTTATGAAGAAGAAGTGGCTTATCCGGAAGTGGCTCTTTACg GAACGTTCCATTGTACGTGAGATCATGACATATAAGCACATGGCCAAGATGTATCACCTGGAACCTGATGAGCACTTCAGGTCCTTCTTCCAGGCCGTGGAGACCCTGGATGAGCAGAagag ctacaccctgtcctgccagctggagcccccaggccagagggTCGGCAGAAAGGGACTCTTGTCCTTGTTCTTCAGGTCCCACAACATTTAA